The Amycolatopsis sp. DG1A-15b genome contains the following window.
ATCCGCCAGCTCGGTCAGGGCGAACGACGTGCCCCACCGCTCGCCGAGCGCGCGGAACTCGGCGACCGCCGTTTCGAGGAGGGCGTCTGCGGCCTGGTCGCCGTGGCCGAACTGGATGCGCATCTTGCCCAGCTGCAGCCGGGCCACCGCGCGCACCCACGGGTCCTCGTCGGCGAGCAGCGGTTCGAACGCCGACAGGGCCGCGTCCGGCCCGTGCAGCAGCCGCTCCAGGGCGCCGGCGAAGCGCAACGCCAGCCGTGGGTTTTCGACCTTCAAGCTGATCTCGTACGCCTTGCGGATCCAGTCTTCCGCGCGGTATTCGTCGCTCTGCTGCCCGGACGTCACGAACTGGACGATGAACGTGTAGACCACGCCGCGGATTTCGTCCGGCACTTCGCCGGGCACGGCCGTGGCCGCCATGACCAGCTCGTTGCCCTCCGCCCGGTGCCCGGCGAGCCACCAGTACCAGCCGGCGGTCGCCGCGAGCCGCATCGCCTGGGCCGCTTCGCCCGCCGCGAGTGCTCCGCGCATCGCCGCGGTGATGTTGTCGTGCTCCGCCTCGAGCGTGGCGAGCCAGGTCAGCTGCTCGGCGCGGCGCAGGTGCGGCTCCGCCGTCTCGGCGAGTTCCGTGAAGTACGCGAGATGCGCGTGCCGGGTGACGTCGGCCTCGCCCGCCTCCGCGAGCCGCTGCTCGGCGTACTCCTTGATGGTCCCGAGCATGCGGTAGCGCTCGTCGACGACGACGACCAGTGACTTCTCGGTCAACGAGGTCAGCAGGTCGAGCACGTCGGCCGAGTCGTCGCCGCAGACCCGCTCGGCCGCTTCCCAGCTCGCCCCGCCGGAGAACACCGAAAGCCGGCGCAGCACGACGCGTTCGGCCTCGGAGAGCAGTTCCCAGCTCCAGTCGATCACCGCGCGCAGCGTCCGGTGCCGCGGGAGCGCGGTCCGGCTGCCGCCGGTGAGCAGGCGGAACCGGTCGTCGAGCCGGTGCGCGAGCTGGTCGAGCGACATCGTGCGCAGGCGCGCCGCGGCGAGCTCGATGGCCAGCGGCATCCCGTCCAGCGCACGGCAGACGCGCGCGAGAGTGCGGACGTCCACCGCGAGGTCCTTGCGCACCGCGCCGGCCCGGTCCCGCAGCAGCCGGACGGCCGGCGTGGCCTCGATTTCGGCGGGATCCGCGTTCTCCGCGGGCACGACCAGGGGCGCGACCTGCCACAGCGCCTCCCCGGTGATGCCGAGCGGTTCCCGGCTCGTCGCGAGGATCCGCAGCCGGCGGCACTCCCCGAGCACCCGGTGCGCGAACGCCGCCGCTGACTCGATGACGTGCTCGCAGTTGTCCAGGATCAGCAGCATCGAACGGTCCCGCAGGGCGGCGATGACCCGGTCCGTCGGCTCGGCGTCCGGTGCCTCGCCGACGAGCGAGTCCCGCAGCTTCAGCGCGCCGAGCGTCGCCTGGGCCACGTCGTCGCCGGCGCCGATCCCGGCCAGCTCGACCAGCCACGCGCCGTCCGGCAGGTCGCCGAGCAGCGTGCGCGCGGTTTCCGTGGCCTGCCTGGTCTTCCCCGAACCGCCCGGCCCGATCAGCGTGGTGAGCCGGTGGTCGGCGATGAGCTCGCGGACCGCGGTGACGTCGGCGTCCTTGCCGACGTAGCTGGTCAGCTCGGCCCGCAGGTTCGTCTTCCGGGTCTCTTCCCGCCGGCCCAGCTCGCCGCGCAGCAGCGCGACGTGCACCTCGGACAGCTCCGGAGACGGGTCGACGCCGAGGGAGTCGGCCAGGGTTTCCCGCGTGCGCTCGTACACGAGCAGCGCTTCGGTGTCGCGGCCGGTCGCGACGAGCGCGCGCATCAACGCGGCGACGAGCCGTTCCCGCATCGGGTGCGCGGCGACCAGGTCGGTCAGCTCGGTGACCAGCTCCGCGCCGTGACCGAGCCGGACCTCCGCGTCGAACCGGTCTTCCAAGGCGGCCAGGCGCAGCCCTTCGAGCCGGGTGACCGCGGCTTCGAACGCCGCGCTTTCCGGCAGTTCGACGTCCTGCATGGCCGGACCGCGCCAGAGGGCGAGTGCCTCGCGCAGCCGTCGCGGATCGTTTTCCTGCCGAGCCTGGCCGACGAGGCGTTCGAAGCGCACGGCGTCGACGTCCTCGGGTGCCACCACCAGCCGGTAGCCGGTCGGCCGGCCGTCGACCGACCCCTCGGGGAGTGCCTTGCGCAGCCGGGAAACCAGGCGCTGCAGGGCGTTCGGCGCTTCGGCGGGCGGGTGCTCACCCCAGATCCAGTCGACGAGCGTCCCCTTCGGGACCACTTGGCCCGGCTCGAGCGCGAGCGCGACCAAGAGCCCCCGCAGACGGGCGCCGGGCACGTCGGCGAGCACGCCGTCGGCCGTGCGCACTTCGAAGGGCCCCAGGATCCCGATCTGCACGCGGCCGATCTTGCCACGGGCGGCGGTGTCCGAGGCGTGTCAGGCCCGTGTCAGCCCGCTCGGCGATCGTCGTCGGCACACCACCACGAAAGGAACGCCGATGAGCCAGACGGCCGACGTCCCGCACGGACTCCCCATGGACCGCGACGCGGGGCCCTTCGACCCGCCGAGCGCGCTCACCCGGCTGCGCGACGCCCGCCCGGTCAGCCCGCTGGTGTTCCCCGACGGGCACGAGGGCTGGCTCGTCAGCGGCTACGAAGAGGTCCGGCAGATGATGGCCGACACGCGGTTCAGCTCCCGCCTGGACCTCGACGTCATCCACGTGCCGTACGAGACGGGCATGCCCGCCGCCACCGAGCCGTCGCCGCAGCTGCCGGGCATGTTCATCGCGATGGACCCGCCGGACCACAGCCGGCTGCGCCGCAAGCTCACCGGCGCCTTCACCGTCAAGCGGATGAAGCAGCTGGAGGAGCACATCGCCGACGTCGTCGAGCGGCAGCTGGACCACCTGGCGCGGCTGGCCCCGCCGGTCGACCTGGTCAAGGAGTTCGCGCTCCCGGTGCCTTCGCTGGTGATCTGCGAGCTGCTCGGCGTGCCCTACGCGGACCGGGAGACCTTCCAGGCGAACTCGGCCCAGTTCATGGTCCGGGAGCAGACGCTCGAGGAGAAGATGGGCGCGTACATCGCGCTGAACACGTACCTGTCCGAACTGGTCACGAGCAAGCGCGCCGACCCCGGCGAGGACATCCTGTCCGACCTGGCCCGCCACGACGACCTGACCATCGAGGAGCTGACCGGCGCGGCGTTCCTGCTGCTGCTCGCGGGCCACGAGACGACGGCCAACATGCTGTCCCTGGGCACGTTCGCGCTGCTGCAGCACCCCGAGCAGCGCGCCGAACTGCACGCCGACGCGGAACTGCTGCCCGGCGCGGTGGAAGAACTGCTGCGCTACCTGTCCGTGGCCGACATCTTCTTCCGCTACGCCACGGAGGACCTCGAGCTCGGCGGCGAAACGATCCCCAAGGGCTCGACGGTCGTCGTCTCGCTGCTGGCGGCCAACCACGACCCCCGGCGCTTCGAAAACCCGGACACGCTGGACATCCACCGCAACGCCCGCGGCCTGCTGTCCTTCGGCCACGGCGTCCACCAGTGCCTCGGCCAGCAGCTGGCCCGCATCGAGATGCGCGCCGGCTTCGAAGGGCTGCTGCGCCGCTTCCCGACCCTGGCGCTGGCTGTCCCGGCCGAGGAGGTGAAGCTGCGGACGGACATGAACATCTACGGCGTCCACGAGCTGCCGGTCACGTGGACCGCAGGAAGCTGATCACCGCGTCCCGCCCCGCGTGGCCGCGCTCGCGGTTCTGGATCGAGTGCGACTCGCCCGGCACGATCACCAGCTCGCCGCGCGGGGCCCGGGTCGCTTCCTCGCGCGCCCACTCCAGCGGCGTCGACAGGTCCCGGTCGCCGTTGAGCAGCAGCACCGGGACGTCCGGCAACGGCCCAGCCGGGTTCGACGCCGGGCGTTCCGCCGGCCACGGGAGGCAGCTCTGGATGAACCCCTGCTGCGTCGCGACGCCGGTCGTGTACGGCCAGGTCGCCGACTCCGGCAGCGCGTGGGCGGCCAGCGACAGCAGCGGGCGGCGGAGCGCGAGCGGTGTCGCCGCGGTGCCCCACGGGAAACGCCCGTCCGCGCACAGCGTTGCCGCGTGGAGGCCGGCGCTGAACGCGGCCGGGTCGTCGCCGCCGGACCGGTAGGCCTCCAAGAGACCGTCGAGGCGGGCCGGGGCGCCGCCGCGGGCTTCGTGGAGGGCGCCGATGACGTCGCCCGCCGCCGGGTCGCGGTACGTCGGGTCGGCGAATTCGTACGACACGACCGTGTCGAAGATCCGCACCCCGTCCGCCGTGCCGCGGTGGCGGACCACCCACGCCAGGTCCTCGGCCGGGTCGTAACCGCAGGCCGGAGCCACCGCGCACGCCGCGCGCAGCACGCGCGCCTCCGCCGTCAGCCCCGTCAGGTACAGCGAAGCCGACGCCGTCGCGTGGTGCGGCAACACCGAGTCGAGGATCACCTTGCTGACGTGGTCCGGGTGCGCGATCGCGTACCGGGCCGCTGTGAAGGAGCCGTACGAGACGCCGTCGACGACCAGCTTCGGCACGCCCAGTGCCTGCCGGAGCCGGTCGAAGTCCGCCACGCTCTGGTCGGTCGAATACAGCGGTGCCGTGTCGCCGAGGATGCGCGCGCACTCCTTCACCGCGCCGGCCGACGGGGTCGCGATGTCCGAACTGCCCATCTCCGCCTGCAGGCCGGGACACCGCAACGCCCCGGACGGGCCGGTGCCGCGCTGGTCGAGCATGACGATCCGGTAGTCCCGCGCGACCTCCGGCAGCCGCTGCTTGGCGATCCGGGTGATGGTCCCGACGCCGCCCTGGCCGGGGCCGCCGGTGAGGAACAGCAGGACGCCCTTGGGCGCGGCCGTGTTGTCCGCGGTCGCCACGGGCAGCGCCAGCGTGCCCGGCACGCGGCCGGTGTGGTCGAGCGGGACGGTCAGGGTCGAGCACGTGAAGCCCGGCTGTCCGGGACACGGGTGCGGATCCGCCAGCGCCGGTCGTCCCCCAGGACGCGCGTCGGCCGCGGCCACACCCCCGAGTGCGGCGGTCAGCGCCAGGACCAGCCCGGCGGTCAGCATCTTCGAGCGCATGGGTGCATCATGCGCACACCGGCGCGGGACCCGCATACCCCCGAACGGGGCGGCCGTCACGGCCAGAGGCGCTCGCGGACCCAGCCGTCGCCGGACTTCCGGTACCGCAGCCGCACGTGGCGCCGGTCGTGACTGGCCTGCCAGAACTCGACTTCCTCCGGATCCACCAGGTACCGCGTCCACGTTTCCGGGGCCACGTCCGGGTTCTCCTCGACCCAGTGCTGCGCTTCCGCCGCCGCCACCTCGAGGTCCGCCGGATCGTGCAGCACCTGGGACTGGTGCCCGATGAACGCCTCGACGCGGGACGCCGGCGGCCGGGCGAGGAAGTCCGCCGCCGACACCTCGGGGACGGCGGGGGAGACCGGGCCGCGCAACCGGACCTGGCGGCCGCGGCCGGGCCAGAAGAACGTCAACGCGGCGCGCGGGTCCTTGCGCAGCTGGATGCCCTTCGGGCTT
Protein-coding sequences here:
- a CDS encoding cytochrome P450 yields the protein MSQTADVPHGLPMDRDAGPFDPPSALTRLRDARPVSPLVFPDGHEGWLVSGYEEVRQMMADTRFSSRLDLDVIHVPYETGMPAATEPSPQLPGMFIAMDPPDHSRLRRKLTGAFTVKRMKQLEEHIADVVERQLDHLARLAPPVDLVKEFALPVPSLVICELLGVPYADRETFQANSAQFMVREQTLEEKMGAYIALNTYLSELVTSKRADPGEDILSDLARHDDLTIEELTGAAFLLLLAGHETTANMLSLGTFALLQHPEQRAELHADAELLPGAVEELLRYLSVADIFFRYATEDLELGGETIPKGSTVVVSLLAANHDPRRFENPDTLDIHRNARGLLSFGHGVHQCLGQQLARIEMRAGFEGLLRRFPTLALAVPAEEVKLRTDMNIYGVHELPVTWTAGS
- a CDS encoding pyridoxal 5'-phosphate synthase, whose amino-acid sequence is MVQLRGWPSFPGELPVFTPETAPPDPQALFLEWLTEAGEHVLAPHAVTLSTVDADGAPDARVVILKDVGAGGWAVATSSESPKGIQLRKDPRAALTFFWPGRGRQVRLRGPVSPAVPEVSAADFLARPPASRVEAFIGHQSQVLHDPADLEVAAAEAQHWVEENPDVAPETWTRYLVDPEEVEFWQASHDRRHVRLRYRKSGDGWVRERLWP
- a CDS encoding alpha/beta fold hydrolase, producing MRSKMLTAGLVLALTAALGGVAAADARPGGRPALADPHPCPGQPGFTCSTLTVPLDHTGRVPGTLALPVATADNTAAPKGVLLFLTGGPGQGGVGTITRIAKQRLPEVARDYRIVMLDQRGTGPSGALRCPGLQAEMGSSDIATPSAGAVKECARILGDTAPLYSTDQSVADFDRLRQALGVPKLVVDGVSYGSFTAARYAIAHPDHVSKVILDSVLPHHATASASLYLTGLTAEARVLRAACAVAPACGYDPAEDLAWVVRHRGTADGVRIFDTVVSYEFADPTYRDPAAGDVIGALHEARGGAPARLDGLLEAYRSGGDDPAAFSAGLHAATLCADGRFPWGTAATPLALRRPLLSLAAHALPESATWPYTTGVATQQGFIQSCLPWPAERPASNPAGPLPDVPVLLLNGDRDLSTPLEWAREEATRAPRGELVIVPGESHSIQNRERGHAGRDAVISFLRST
- a CDS encoding BTAD domain-containing putative transcriptional regulator, with translation MQIGILGPFEVRTADGVLADVPGARLRGLLVALALEPGQVVPKGTLVDWIWGEHPPAEAPNALQRLVSRLRKALPEGSVDGRPTGYRLVVAPEDVDAVRFERLVGQARQENDPRRLREALALWRGPAMQDVELPESAAFEAAVTRLEGLRLAALEDRFDAEVRLGHGAELVTELTDLVAAHPMRERLVAALMRALVATGRDTEALLVYERTRETLADSLGVDPSPELSEVHVALLRGELGRREETRKTNLRAELTSYVGKDADVTAVRELIADHRLTTLIGPGGSGKTRQATETARTLLGDLPDGAWLVELAGIGAGDDVAQATLGALKLRDSLVGEAPDAEPTDRVIAALRDRSMLLILDNCEHVIESAAAFAHRVLGECRRLRILATSREPLGITGEALWQVAPLVVPAENADPAEIEATPAVRLLRDRAGAVRKDLAVDVRTLARVCRALDGMPLAIELAAARLRTMSLDQLAHRLDDRFRLLTGGSRTALPRHRTLRAVIDWSWELLSEAERVVLRRLSVFSGGASWEAAERVCGDDSADVLDLLTSLTEKSLVVVVDERYRMLGTIKEYAEQRLAEAGEADVTRHAHLAYFTELAETAEPHLRRAEQLTWLATLEAEHDNITAAMRGALAAGEAAQAMRLAATAGWYWWLAGHRAEGNELVMAATAVPGEVPDEIRGVVYTFIVQFVTSGQQSDEYRAEDWIRKAYEISLKVENPRLALRFAGALERLLHGPDAALSAFEPLLADEDPWVRAVARLQLGKMRIQFGHGDQAADALLETAVAEFRALGERWGTSFALTELADRIAVRGEFTEACEYYEQAVEVVTEVGAIEDVVRMRSRQAQLYWLLDDEKASAAALAGAQLAAERVAWPNALAELALAKAELARWSGDTAQARRQLDVATTMMGDDAQRANVQAVVQDLLGYLAEDLAEARAHRAAAFDAATETGHPLTISQVLVGLADLALRTGQDEQAARLLGASAGVRGLPDQSHPDVARIEETARRRLGDVGFTEATRAGSEASWPELAAVTLAS